The genomic DNA TGCTGACGAGCAGCCAGCTGGAGGAACTACAGTATGCGCTCAACGAGACCGCCAGGAGGATCCTGAAGACCAACCGTATGGAGAGGCTTGAGAGGCGGGTGAAACGGGCTATAGAAAAAACTCTGATTGCTCCTCAGGTTGAGAAGATGAGTGAGGTAAAGACACTTCAGTAACACAACaaccttttctttcatttttgttcaggCAATTAATGTGAACTTGCATTTACAGTCCATATATGTATAGATATGAAACATTCATTTCACATAGGCTAACAATATTGCAGAGTAGAATTTAGCTGTTaacagcagcagagagacagaaagaatgtTAAAATACAACCCCCTACAGTATATTTCTCAGGACTATCTGGTAAAAGACTGGTATTTCAatttaataaacacacatacctTCATATGTGCAATGATAAAAGACACATTATGATAAAAATTGAAGTTCTCCATTCACATAAACTGCTCttacacactctatacacactACAATTATGAAAACATAGAGTAGCATctcaaatgtataataaaaagGTAGCGTTGTTATGAATAATCTACCAATTATTATTTGagggaaatattaaatattgcataaaTTCTGATCACTGGGGAAAACTGAGTCACTATTAGATTTGACTGTACATGTTTGATTCAGGCATGACGTTGTCCTGTAAAATTGAGGTTGCTGCAGGCATAATTTTCTTTGACTGTTTTTAACCAGGATGAAAATGACTTCTGGGTGAAACTGCTAGAAAGGTACCTGAAACCTATAGTCgatgaaaaagcacacaaagaGGAGGTGACAAGGGAGCTTAAGTCACTCAGAAACAAGGTGTGACTCATTTGAAACTATCTATTTATTACCAGTTAGACATATCAGGAATCAAGGATTCAATTCCATGACGGCCTCATGGCTTTCTCTTGCAGGCAACCTTTCTGTACTTCATCGTGAACGTCCTTTGGGTTGTAGCTACCTTCTTCCTCCAAGCAATCGGCGACACGATCAGCATCAAGTTTCCAAAATTCTATCCAAATGGCCAAAAATCTAATGAAACTATGAATGTAGAACCTCTGAGTCTGATGTTCCTCCTGTCGTTCGCTGTGCTTCTAATCGTTCAGTTCCTGGCGATGCTATACCACAGGTAATACTTCACCTCCTCTTATTCTTATGATTCCCTGGCAGGTACCCTAATTAAAAGTGACTTGATACAAAGGGCAATTATAAAACTAGTATTAGCTAAATCCTGAGAAAATGCATTAcatatcatatttaatattaggCAAATCATACAAGAAAATATTGGTAATATTGGATCATGTTACAGAATATTAACTTCAAACAATAGTCAACCACATGAATGATATATACATACTAACATAAGTGGTAGCACTGCCTTAGTAAAATTTACATACTAACATAAGTGTACTGCCTTAGAAGATTTTACCACCATTAGTGGTAGTATTGCTTTAGTGCATTTTACATACTAACAAGTGTTTGCATAGCCTTATTATATTGGACATATAAACATTAGTAGCGATACTGAATTAAAGTCAgcagtacagtatattttacatAACAACATTAGTGACCATATTAGTCTATTTTACATCCTGACATTAGTGGTAGTGTTGCTTTAATATATTCTTcctttcctgcttttctttgtttttttctcaagtgTGACTGTTGCAAAGACTGACTGTCTTTCTATCTTCTGTAGGATTTACACACTGATACACGTGGTATCCTATAGAAGCACAGAAAAAGACTACAAGGTCAATGATGAAGTGAGTgatctacattacatttttcacaatagTGTTTACATTGATACCGTTTAGATTGTAAACGATAAGGTGTGTCCAGGCATGATCTTTGCACTCTATCTCCTCTGTTAGTCTACTTATACTGCAAACTGGAATTTCCATGTGGTTCACTGAACAGAAAAGgagtacaaatacaaatgcttgCAATCAAAATATGATCAATTATtggcaaaatgaaatgtattcactcaaaataaacacatgtatTTGCACCCATGGATCATCAGGATGGTGGTGGTACCTGTaatttaacttctttttttgtttttgcaggagGATGAGGACAAAGGCTTAACACTTGAAAACCACATTGCAAGTGGTCTTGTGATCACCAGTGATGACTTGTGAGACTACACACATATCTCCATAATCACAGGCTACTGTATCTATGATTCTCTGCTGTACCTGTGATCCTGTATGCTGGACCCTGCTGTCATTTGTATCCATTCATGAGCCATCTTAaagcacagaccacagcacagtACTACTGCTCACTGCTTGAAAtctaatagattttttttttgatcaaaaACTTTAAATTAgtaataaacacaatttttcaGTGGCTATAATTTTGAACATTATGTAAGAAATCTACCTGTGGTTTTAATACATTGGGCGTACAGTGCACTGGAGGATCTGGTTTGGGCCCCGGGGGAAGAGAAATATCAGgcaaatttatttgtttctgttgtgaGTGCTGTTACAGCCTGGCAGGTATACTGTTTATACAGGCCTACAAACCCTGGAGAGGGTTGTTTCTGCAAGACAAGTGCTGTACGCCActgaaatattgatttttttatggcTCTCGGCAGGACATCACTTCCCAATCCATTTTTACGTGAAAATAACTAGCTGGTTCAAGTTTGGGACAGTGTTGCACAGTACGTCAAACCTCTACCCACAGTGCATTATTTTGCTCTTAATACAGGAGATTCAGCAGATTAAATATCAGTTAATTACTTGCTTTGCCAACAGGCATTTTGCCatatcatacagacacacatcagtttttaagtgtttttaaggttgcaaaatattttttgaagaaaaatgaagaCTACTGTATTTATCGTTTACTTTTTAGAATGTGTTCAGTATTGTGATTTGCTATTCTTAATATGTTAAAGAACTTGTTGAGTAACTGACTGTTaattgtatgtgtatttaatataaataaaaatgtacaaattattttatcaaaGATTAAGAGAAAATGATTAGTTCAACATTTGTGCTTTTCACTGAtattaacaatttttttaactttgttttttaattaatgtttacCGTTCATAACAAGTGCTTAATTTGAAGACTTATTTACTTATTGGATTCAAACAACTAAAATATAGATGCTACATTTCCAaacgtatgtggacacctgaatatcacacccatatgtacttcttgaacatctcattccaaaaccatgggcattaatatggattttGACCCccttccactcttctgggaaaacttttcagtagattttggaacatggctgtggggattcgcttccattcagccacaagagcattagtgagtttGGGCACTGATACTGGGCGTAAGGCCTGACCCACAGTCGGCATTCAAATTCATCACAAAGGCTTTGACAGGGTAGAgggcagggctctgtgcaggccagtcaagttcttccccaccaaactcaaaaaaacattttttaatggaccttactttgtgcatgggggcactgtcatgctgaaacaggaaagggccttccccaaactgttgccacaaagttggaagcgcTCAATTCTCTAGATTGTATTCTGTAgaattaagatttcccttcactggaactaagggacctagcccTAACCAAAAACAGCCCCAAATCAATATTCCACCTACACCAAACTTTCCATTTGCCCCTACGCTGTCCacaaacccagattcatccgGCACACTGCCAGATGGTGAaacgtgattcatcactccagagaacgcattTCCACTGCTGAGTCCAATCGCAGTGCGCTTTACACCGCTCCAGCCGACGCCCTagcattgcgcatggtgattttaggcttgtgtacggctgctcagccatggaaacccatttcatgaagctcttggcaaacagttcttgtgctgacgctgtttccagaggtagtttggaacacTGCAGcgagtgttgcaaccgaggaaAGATGACTTTTACGCTTCTACACTCGGAGGGGTCCCCGttatgtgagcttgtgtggcctaccgctttgtggctcagctgttgttgctcccatACGTTTCCAATTCACAATAatagcacttacagttgactgggacAGCACAAGCAAGCAGAAATTAGGCAAATTAACTTGTTAGAAAGATGCCATCCTATaagtgccatgttgaaagtcactgggctcttcagtacaacccattctactTCCAATGTTTATCAATGGAGACTGCATGGCTGCGTGCttaattttatgcacctgttagcaatgggtgtgactgaaatagccaaaaccactaattataagcgatgtccacatacttttgaaaatgtagtgcataagaaaaaagtatattttataaatacatcCATAGCTTACCACACTAAAGTTCTCCACTTCTGTACATAACTCTAGACAAGAATGTTTGCTAAGTgactgcaatgtaatgtcatgcaCTGTAACAAACTGGCTAGCTTAATCTATTGCTTTTTCATGTAGCCATCACCCTCCCTAAACATACTTCATTAAGTTTTCTGCCTTGGTCATTGTGCTATCTGTTGTTTTCAGGGTAGAATATCCTGAAGTCCACTCAACACTTACGGGATATCGGGGTAATACGTAGGTGCGTTAGATTATGGACATGGAATTTGAACTTTTATCAGTACAAAGGAGAATTGTAGACATTCATAGTACATGAATGTATTCCAAGGTTTATGCGATATAGttttagattaaaaaaagaatattagtAAAAATTATCACTAGaaaaaagccacaaaaaaaaaagaagaccaATTTCACAAATGGTCTCTAAtaaacagaggtggaaaattggaaacaggttcagaaagtaaaagtcctccccagtattttgtccCACTCACCTTGATTTGCTGATCAGCACAATTCTTCAACAAGGAGGAAATGAAATCAGCTTGGGTGCAATCAGTTTATGGGTGGAATAATCACATGCCAAGACTTGGACTTTCCACCTCAgctaataaattaataaaaatgctaagtGCAATcggaaatatgaaaaaacacagccaCGTCATACATAAATCTTTTAGAATCCAAGTTTCATTTTGAAGACAAGAATTGAAACAAGTAATTGAGAAGGTGATTGAGTTTCATTATGTAGGAGTATGTACCCGCGGTTATAGCAACAGAATGCAGAGTAACAGGCTTGGTAGGATCTTACGGGTAaaagtacattacattcattcataaaaGATCATAAAAGAAAAGtcagaaagaacagaaagaagaagagagtaTACGCTGTCAACCCTCTTGTGCTTAACCCCCATGTTCAGCACTTGATTATGCAGAGTATGCAGCTGTTGTttgcaaaggaaatgcagaacaGGTTCAGCAGGTAAAGTACATCTACTTGGAGATCCTGATGAAAACACCTGCACATGTTGGCCTGCCCACACCTCAGCGCACGCAGGTACTCGTTAATAATTACTGCCCCCGTGAGAGCCATTTTCCAGTCTTACACTTACTGTAACTCAATATGCACAAATACTACAATAGTCCCTACTTTGTAAGAAAGACTAAAAACATGTCAGTATCAAATTTATTCGGTAAGGTAAGAATCTCATAAATTATCCTCAATTGTTAtacagaataatttaaaaagcctTAATTACAGatgacatttaacatttataccACATCAACACTGTAAGATTTTGCAATAGACCTATGCTTGAAACCTGGATCGAAATTATACAGGATGCATTATAGTCTAATTTATCAAGGCATTTACccaacaaaaactaaaaattaaaGCCAGATGGCAATGTTCACTTGACATTTGATGGCAAATTTGAATGGGCATAATTTTATTAAACACAGGCACTGGCTCTTGTTTTTCTGAGCAAATCTTCAGTGTTCACCCGTTCTTATGAAGCAAGCTTTTTCTCCAGCCTAAAACAGAAGTACATTATTCAGCAGATTATTCAGATTCTTTTTTAGTAtttaaaactataaaataaaaacctttacaGTGTACTATAACTAACCCAGTATTGAATGTATAAATGGGTACACAACGGAAGAAAAGTAGTAGTTaactataaaatgaaaaacaaagtataACTATGGCAATATTGATCATTATGGGAGACTTAAATTGGATGTCTGCACCTTGAGATTAGAGGTTAAGGAAATGTTGGTTTACTGCTCTTTATGTGCAGTAAAGTTATAGGTGAGGAGATAAGATCTGCCATTTACCAAACTATGCGAGTGATCTTTGGACATCTCACTTCTTTAAAGCTATGTCACCCTACAAGAAGATGCTGCCTTCCTCGTCCTGCtattcattttgtgtttaaaaggGAAACCCTGACCCCTGCTGGGAAACAGTTgcactgttttttgtgtttcactTATTCTAGGTTCAAGATTTTATAAATTGCCCATCCCATATGACAGGTAGGTAGGTCACAGGGGAACCTGAaaccaattcattttttcatttgtcaatTTCATTATCGGTGGAAGGAAttactttttttagttttcgtCCTCTGATGAGTCAGCGAAGTGAGTTTGTAGTTAAAACATTGGGTTTACAATAGAAGACACCTTTCACTGTCCTTACTCACTTGTACACTAGAGTTGCACCTTAAACTCTCCAATGCAAAAAAGGGCATACATTATTAACCAGTCTTTCTTTATAAGCCACTTACTTGTATTTAATTAGTCTTCCTCCTTGTATGAGCTGAGCTGTTTCATTGGTTACATGACAGGCAAAGAGGAGCCAATTCCTGGGCTGGACTTTATAGGCAAATCTCATGAACACCAGAGAGTAGCAGGTAAGAGCTGGACAAATAAATGATACTCGATTCATTTTACAGACAACAGACAACCTGCAGTATGAATTCTGTACACAACACAAACTGCATtctcacaaagaaaaacacaacaaaaaaatgagattTGTGGCCAATGCACAAAATGTTATGGCATGGGAATTAACTCATTTAgcattaaaagtaattttagtttttaaccAGAGGtttcaattcattttgttttaagtttttttttccccttttactGCCAAGTCAAGTGATCATTAATAATCTATGAGCAGATGTTGTCATTGTGACACTACATTGCACTGATGAAACACGGTGTGCAGTCTCTCTTACCGAAGGTCATCCTCCCACTGATGATCTCTGGGCTTTTCTTCATGTCACTGATGGCAGCTATAGGCAGTCCCCAGTTTGCTACTGGCCCCCAGAAATGCTGCGTCATATAGTACACAAAGTCAGCCTAAATTACGCTTTCAGTACATTCCACATAACAGCAACATTAGCTACTGCATATTAACATGCTACACCATGTTAACTGTAGCTTTGCAGTGGGGGGTCATAAGTCATAAGAAGCATTGATGAGGTAGTGATGATGACTTGTTTCCTGGGCCATTTCGCCTGTGAGTGAATGAACATGCAGCTAATTTAATGATGAGAAGCAAGATGGCTAGGATGAGCTTGCCATGTTCCCCCTAACTCTCATA from Anguilla rostrata isolate EN2019 chromosome 18, ASM1855537v3, whole genome shotgun sequence includes the following:
- the mpc1 gene encoding mitochondrial pyruvate carrier 1, which encodes MAGTLARKAIDHLKSKEFRDYLMRYHFWGPVANWGLPIAAISDMKKSPEIISGRMTFALTCYSLVFMRFAYKVQPRNWLLFACHVTNETAQLIQGGRLIKYKLEKKLAS